The sequence below is a genomic window from Penaeus monodon isolate SGIC_2016 unplaced genomic scaffold, NSTDA_Pmon_1 PmonScaffold_63, whole genome shotgun sequence.
cacacatgtgcacacacaacacacacatacacacacatatacatatatatatgtatatatgtgtgtatatatgtttatatatatacatatatatcacacacacacaccacacacacacatatatataataagatattatgtttaaatatagtagatatataatacatatagctgTTTGTTCTGTGCTTCCTCGTGATATATCTTAGCGCAGCTAAAGCATTCCAAATTGCGTTTAAATAGTAGGAAAGAACGCACTTAGGCTCGCAATTCGCTGACTGACTCCTCCCGTGATTGCTGGCTAAACATTCCCTGGAGTGAGGTTAGAGAAGCAAGGTGTACTGCGCCAGCATAGTACTGATAGACATTGGGAtgacattaattttttttgagcTAAATAGCGACCGAacatgatattcattattataggTAAATAATGCGGACGGATGGATTCATGAACACAGAAACATGAAACAAGTATAACATTTAtcagatattaataacataatgtaGTTATCCATCGTCGAATACAGATATTTCACACCGTTCAAGGGAAAATAGTTAGAAAATGCAATCGGGTATAAAATATCTAAATCATCACAGTAAAGGATTATACATAATGCTACTAATATttctgaaaataatagtaataataaataataataattatgataataataataataatacaataataataacaatatagaaaagattaaaaatgaatataaaaaaataataaaaatagtaattataacaataataatgataataataatgatgataataataaaaattatgataataatacaaattatgataataagtatgataataataataataacaatcataatgataataaagatgataataattataatgataataatgataatcattatattaataattataatagtaataatgatatgaataattacaagtttatgatgatattaatgattacaattataataataataaaaatgatagatattttaaaaaaaatataatgatactactactagtaataattataaaatagttatgttaataatgataataatagtgataatgaaaatagtgataatgataataatatcgataatatgaGAATTCGGGGGAAGAGCAGTTCAGGTGAAATCTAATCTCCCTCAGCCGGAAGTCAAATCACACAAGAAAAGTTAATATGAGCAatgtggcctgatatgaatgTCTAAATAACACGTAACAATTGGTCTTGTGTTAAAATACTACTAGTTATTAAGTTTCTTCTGGTTTATGTCATTAATTCGTTATTCCTTAGTGGAATGCTCATTATTGCACttagatcattataataatgcaaatgaatTAATTCATTATGCTTTTCATTAATGTATTTCAAAGTTTATTTTTGATGTAGCATAGTATTCTTAATTGTATTGCAATccttttttgaaaagttattaattagaaaaaatccTACCAATGCAATGCActatgaaaatataagaaatcgCCCTAATCCTAGGCAAAAAATCAATCCCGGACCCGAAAGAGACCGGGAAAACGGCTAATGCCAGAAACGTCTCGACAAGGACTATGACACTGGAGGAGTGGCTGAGTTAGTTCATGGAACAAGGGCAGGAgctaaagggggaggggtgtaaaTAAGACGAGGAAGGATATTGACTAGTTAGCCGACGCTGACAATAGAAAAGGGTATACAGCTTGTTAATAAAAGTTAACATGAACTGATTTGATTAAGAATGATACTATTGGGTTCATTTAATAAatcataacaacgataacaatgctaacaatacaaggattactactactaataattataatgatgatgatagaaaaaaatataatattgatagtgatacaaatgataataaataatagaaataataaggctaggaacaataatatatataatagttataatacagattgttatcattattattattcctattatcaaaataacaatgaaaaataataacaataaaaaaattacaataaacaacaatagtagatattacaagaataataaaaatattttaaaaagtatgataatgataataataatacaatattattgtttataaaatcaaaacaataggaaaacaaattataacagtaacgataataatgatataacagtaaagcaaataataataataacaacgataatgataataacaatgataatggcaatatcaataattattatattaataataatgataatattaatagcaataataataacagaaaaagtaataatagatacATTCGGTAGgggggaaaatatgataataataatgataaaggtaatagaaaaataacaataataatatctgtgtatctgtgtgccctttgtatatatgcacttttttatttccctttatgcatatgcatatatatatatataaaatatatatatatatatatatatataatatatacatatatatatatatatatatatatattatatatatatatatatatatatatatatattagatatataaatatatatatatatatatatatatatatctatatatattatatatatatatattattatatatatacatacacacacacacacacacacacacacacacacacacacacacacacaaattataatatatatatatatatatatatatatatatatatatatatatatatataaaatatatacatatataaaatatatatatatatatatatatatatatatatatatatatatatatatatatatatgtgtgtgtgtgtgtgtgtgtgtgggtgtgtgtgtgtgtgtgtgtgtgtgtgtgtgtgtgtgtgcgtgtgtgtgtgtgtctgtacgtgtgtgtctgtgtgtgtttgaatgtgtatgtatgtgtttgtataaaaaaaaaatatatatatatatatatatatatatatatatatatatattatatatatatattgttacgccagtgggtctttgtctctgtgcgaaacatgtgttaacatgataatgatgacctgggcaaacatgacgcaactggctgtgagcggaggagcggaggaacaagccaggagagatgcagttgggtgctgctcctatggagacctcgtgtgtgcccttgtcacatgatatactttgtgttgccctgttataagctgtattgtgcagtgtgacatgctggtttcccccctgtattgtgcctatagaaaagtgtacgggtaaataacttgtgtaaataaaggaaagactgtcattttgtgttcatattggtggtgttctgggacgctgtggtgctcggtgcctcttggagctgttcagtgttcacgaccctgtggatagtacgccgtctgcctagcctgcctcgtgttggtggcagagaggcgaggcggccggcataacaatatatatatacatatatatacatatgtatatatatatatacatatgtatatatataatatatacatatatatataatatatataatatatatctatatatatatatatatttatttatttatatatatatatgttatttgtatatatatcagtatatatctatctattatctaatctatctatctatctatatatattatatatatatatatatatatatatatatatatatatatatacgtacacacacacaagcatacacacaacacacacacacacacacacacacacacacaacacacacaacacacacacatatatataatatatatatatatatattttatattatatatatatatatatatatatatatatataaatataatataaacactcatatatacaccacacacaaacataatataaaattttatatatatatatatatatgtgttttgtgtgtgtgtgtgtgtatgagtgttatatatattatatttattatatatattatataatataatataaaatatatatatataatatatatatattatatataggtattatgtatatatatgtatatatatgtatatatataactacatacacacacacacacacacatacacacaatacacacacaacacacacacacataacacaacacacacacacaaacacatatatatatatataatatatatatatatatataatatatatatatatatatataatatatatatatgtgtgtgtgtgtgtgtgtgtgtgtgtgtgtgtgtgtgtgtgtgtgtgtgtgtgtgtgtttgtgtatatctctctgtctctcgtatgTGTGTAAAGTTAATTTAAGGTTATTTGGCAAGCTTTAGAACTTGCTACAAACTTCACTGGTATATGactacttactctctctctctctctctctctctctctctctctctctctctctatatatatatatatatatatatatatatatatatatatatatatgtgtgtgtgtgtgtgtggggtgtgtgtgtgtgtgtgtgtgtggtgtgtgtatgtgtatatatatataaattaatatatatattatatatatatatcatattatatatatatatatatatataatggcatatGTTTCACTTTTTGTGGAAGAATGTCTTATTCTTTATCtgaaggaaatatagcctttctttttttatatatttcaacgtTGTCAGATAGGAGCCATAAAGGTATAAATATTACTTGAAAAATAAGATACAGGTCCTaacacataaagaaataaaaaaaaatgtacagtataAATCAGATTTTTAGAATCATCTAATTATTCCATATAATATCATGAGCAAGAGTTTCCCTTGTAGGTGTGATGCTTACTCTCCAGTGTGCAGTTTAGAGAAAATAACGAGATTTCTATTCAGGGTGAAGGCATATCTACAGACTTTGTACGTGTTAAATCTGtgaccattgatttttttttcgagaggtTGAATATATTGTCCATCTAACtcactacatatttttttttcttttttcttttagatagacagatttccTTGGCTATATCACTTCTATGTATTTGTTGTGCTAGGATGCATTTTTGCGTGAAGGGTTTGTTGTTAACTTCACAACTGTAATTACAAATGTTGTACTAGAACAATTTCAGCCTTAATGCAAATGCTTCTACTTGGCATGTACTTAGTAGTGTTTTGCCTGAAGTGTTTTGATAAGAAGACCTTATGACAAACCTCACAGCTAAATGGGTTCTCATTTGTATGTCTTCCAATGTGCATTGTTAGATTACGTTTGGATGATGAGGGGCAAATATCACAGTTGTATTACTTCTTCTTTGTACTATCATATGTTTTACTAGACTACTTTTCTCGGAGGCCAATTGCGGATATCAAAGGTTTCTGCTTTGTACGTTTTCTTATGTGATTTAAACAGATCACTTTCGCATCTTACAGCTGGGTGGATTTTCAATTTGTATATCATGTCATGCATTGCTAGATTGCTTTTGGATGATGACTCCTTATTGCAAATCtaacagctgtatggcttctcattTGCATGTACTCCCATACGGCTTCCTATATTTCTTTTGCGTGAGAATTTCGTATTACAAATCTATTCCATTTGTACACCCATGTGTCTTACTTGACCACTTTTGGttgagaaggccttgttgcatATCTCATAGTTGTTTGACTTCTCTTTTTATGAATTTTCATATGAATCACTCTATACCCTTTCcgtgagaaggccttattgcaaatcccaCAGCTGTATGTCTACtactttgtatgtactctcatgtgccttCCTAGATATCATTTCTCAGAAAGGCCTTAATTGCAAATTTTCAACAGCTGTATggcctccccttttttatatattcccttttgTGATTGACCAGAATTACTTTTGGTTCGCAAGGTTTTATTGCAAATCTTACAATGTATGCTTCCTCTTCTGTATGTACTCTTATGTGATCCATTAGATGACCTTTCCCTGAGAAGGTCTTATTGCAAATTTTACGGTTGTATGGCTTCGTTTTTGTATGTGCTTTCATGTGCCTTGATATACTGCATGTGTCAGTGAAGGTCTTGTTGCAAATTTGACATCTGTATGGTTTGTCATTGAAATTAATAGGATGGATTTTCTTGTAACAAACGTCATCAATGTCAGTTGAATCCTGAATCAAGATACACaagtccttttcatttctttcatgccTGAGCTCTTGAAGATCCACGTTCACTTTGGGCTCACTTCATCCCCCCCTTCATCTGTATAATCAAAGGGTCTTCCTTAATATCTAGAAAATGTCCCCTTTGGTGACATCTTCGTTGAGCTTTTTCTTTGATACTGACTCCCTATGCCATATATTTCCTCATCCGTGAGTAGGGCTAAGGTCATCCAGTCCGGCAAGGAACTCAATGTTAACCTGTGAAttgaaatagaataatataaagcACTGATCAACATTCCTAACATAAAAGGTGCAAAGAGATTGTGcagaatatatttacaaaacatgttttataataaaaatgagtgccaataaaaaagaaagatattaacATTAGGTGTAACAACGTGATGAACGAAAAAAACCTTttcactatattatcatatatataagtgaaaaacaaaatatatattactgggAGTtgaataaattacatattattatcattatagctcaGGGTAAAAGACCAattaatgcatatatctatatcgtatttcacagatacaaatatatatatatatatatatattatatatatagtaattatatatatatatatataatatatatataagatatatatatattatatagatatatatatatatatatatatattaatataatgtataacacacacaacacacacaccacacacacatacacacacacacacacacacccatatatatatatatatatatatatatataataatataaaattataatatatatatatatatatatatatatatgtatatatatatatttgtgtggtgtgtgtgtgtgtgtgtgtgtgtgtgtggtgtgtgtgtgtggtgtgtgtgcatgtgtgtgtgtgtgtgggtatatgtgtgtgtggtgtgtgcatatacttacacacatatatacaaacctacatatatatgtatatatatgaatatatatatgtatataatatatatatttatatatatatatatatgtgtatgtatatatatgtgtgtgtgtgtgtgtgtgtgtgtgtgtgtgtgtgtgtgtgtggtgtgtgtgtgtgtgtgtgtgtgtgcatatacttacacacatatatacatacctataaaatatatatatatatttttatatatatatatataatatatatatatatatatatatatatatatctatatatatatatgtaaaatacatataattgtaatatattaataaatattaatatatatatatatattatatatataatatatatatatatatattctatctgtgtgtatgtggtgtggtgtgtgtaaatatatatatatatatatgatatatatatatatatatatatatatatatatatttatataattattattaaagtatatatgtcTTTGGTCCTatcctattatatttatattatatactattatatgtataatgtaatatacatcccaatatatatatttaaaaatatatatatatatattatagaatatatatcatggtatatctatattatatataatataattcaaatttattatatatatcctatataatatatatatcacacacacaacaccacacacgggAACACACAcgcctattatatatttatattatgttaggatataacttttatatattctatatactgtgtgtagtgtgtgtgtgtggtgtgtaatatattttatatattatttatttatttaatatatatgtatttatatataaagttgtgtACTGCGAGATTAGTCTGGCCTTCGCCGGGTTTCCTTACTCTGTGAGGCGGGTAGGTCCTttccgattggctcgtacgccgTGGGGAACGCAGGGTAATCGGGCCTATAATCGGCGCGCGCAGTAAAAGGGCAACTTGCCAAATTAGTTCTCAACCCCGATCACCCATCAATGCAAAGAGTGACTATATAACAAATAGGCCATTAAGTGTCATTACCACCCTGGAGTACGACCTCATGCGCGGAATCCttccttttattatatcttcAGTAAAAATTATCTCTGCTTCAGAGAGTATTTGAATTTCCACCTTTTTCACACTGCCGCCTAgcggttttttcttctttaccaccCTTGACGGGACAAGGGAATACACCACCTCACCTCTCCtcacccgcagctctctctaatcacagggaaacctgtatagagagcccgcagtctgaggcgacatctaggtgtgctttatgtctccctcctatctcctttcttccccttcctgtggttcatctggacctacataagtccTATCCTGAGAATTTTGTATTCGTCTgtggtgcgctgcttacctgttgtccctttgtagcaaggtttgCCAATAAGGGGAGCGGCCCACACACAAGCTCCCGATCCTCTAGTGCACTGGAAACGCACCCAGTCAAAACCAGTCTGCCTGCCACTAGAGGGGGTCCGAGTCTAGGCTTCTTTCtgcttcctcatctctctctctcctctccttcatcatccCCCTGTCATCCCGACAACTGACCACATCACCCCCACTCACCCGACCATGCACCGAAATACTACAGTCAAAATCAAAGTTCTTGGTGGTCGCCACCCAAAAACACGTGATGACCATTTGCCAATGCACTGTTTTGTGCATagatcagagtacttcggtacttcacAATCCATGAATGGCTACCTGGCCACTGATTGAGGACGACAATCCATGCCGAtaagctcttctcgaaggatgtccCCGTCCTGAAACTTAAAAAACTCTGCTTTTTCTCTCCTCATGTAAACATCCCATTGACATGAAGGCTAATCTAAAGCTTGTCTAAAGACACTGGACCGACAAGTTGTCAATGAGATCAGTCAGCTTTAGACATTGAGGAGAATCTCATCTTCCTTCCAGAAGATGCCCAGGTAGACGACATCTATGTCATGAAACCTAACTATATATAAAGTAAGATTTTCAGACCATGCTACAGCCAAAAACTTAAAGAGAAGGGCTATACTCTTCAAGGTATATTGTTGCCCCATGCAAATAGATTTTAGAGGTTCCCACCCTTAACAATGTATAATCTGCTTGTGGCTAAGGGCATCTCAACCCATGCAAATCATAAAAAAGAGCCAATGCCTGATGTGTTCTTAACACTCACACTTCCTTATAGGGACTGTAGAAGTTCCGTTAAAAAATGCCCTTAACTGCGGCTGTGCCCATAGGACAGGTTGGCGCACCCGTTGTCCTACAGGAAAGGAGGCCTGAAAATCTCCAGGAGAAAGTTtgtagggggaaagaaaaagaaaaagaaactaaaccataCAGGAGGTCCATGGGTCAAAAGACGAGCACAGGAAAACTGTGTGGCAGGCTACACCAATGCCTGGAAACTCCCTTATAAATCGGTCCTGCCAGGAGAGTAAAACATACGAAGAATGACCTCCATCCAGCCTGGCTCTCCCTAACAATCTCTCCGGAGATTCTCGTATCCATCACTGCATTGCTCACTTCaaatatcattgcccctgaaagGGGGATTCATACACCATGCAAAAGTAGACACCTAGGAGGCAAATAACCTTCCCGTCCCTAGACCTTTGGAGGAATCTGACGTCTTGGGGCATCCTCAGAGTGATCGAACCCCCTCAACCACTGTTCATACGCAGCCTTAACATGCCCATCCCGCGTCACCAATGCCTCAGCCTgtacaggcccaggcagcggagcccATCCACCCCCACAGGACTCACCGATTGATCCCCTCCCCCAGACACCGAAATCCTCGCCGCTGAGACCCAGGTCACTTGACCCCATTCAGTTCCCCCCCCTAAAGTAACATCGGCACCCCCCTCCACggccctcctcctctcgtccaaTCAGTGCAGggccaaaaaacataaaaatccctCTCTGTTTATGGAGCTCAGGATATACCCCAGCGATATCCCTCTATCACGACCCTGATGCCCAACCTCCCTACAACACCAACCTTGACCGACTCCACTGTAACCTTCACTGATGACGGAGGGCTGTGAACTCTCCTCATGACGGTAAATGGTACAAAGGTCCCAAACAATAATGGCATCCGGCTCTTTTCAGAAAAATCCCCACAAAGTACCGAATACTCTGAATCGATATAGAAATTGTCTctggaaattaaaaataaaagaataaaagtggTTAGATAAACGACAAAGAAGCATACCATTCATGTCACAGTCCAAAAGGTTACACAAATACCTCAGAAAAGGCAACATCGCGTCCAATGAACATTGTTGAAAAACAATGCCCATACATAAGCCCAATTAAATACATACGGTAGCCATCCTTTCCTTggaataacaacacaaaatacatatgGCCACCatcacactacactcacgcctcccATCATAACACACAACGGGTACGTCACTGGACAACGCAAAACTGACCTGTGGCAACCATAAGAAGACACGATAACCCCAAACAATCATACTCATTACAACCCCAGTTTGGGGCTCAATAACAACCACCCGTACCCCACTCAAAATCTACCTGTACAAACCACCTACTCTTCTCAACAAATCACAATAAAGAAGCGCATGACGTAGCAATTGAGATCAAAACATCTCACATAAAATCATCATAACTTTCAGTCAGACCTTAACTTTCAGTCGAAATAGTACACCCATGGACCATTATACgagcaacactatacattccaaCAAGAAGACCTTTCAATAACCAGAACCTGATCATATTGCAGCTCCTAgacataacaaaccaatatacaatCATGGAGACTTTAAAACGCAAACCACTGCACTCCTTTggctacaccacacaaacaccgttggcagaggcctccacctcacacatacaacaaaaggCAGACTCACCACACCTCGGTCCACAATCACAACACCACCAATACATATCACATAGACACAGCACAACGACCTTACAATAGTCTTGGGCAAACCACAAGAGCACAATTACACCACTCCATATCACTAACCGGCgacgtcacatccagcgaccatCCCTGGTTATCCTAGCCACTGTCCAACAAAAacaaccctatcatgatcccacacaaccccgagaatccttcaacaTGCAAACGGGGAGGGCTTTAGACAATTCACTTGAAGACAACACATGTAACTGATCTCGAGGAGgggcaaacccacacacacaaatacaacacccCACCTTGAGACAGTGGTACACAGTACATACAGACGGACCGACAGGCATACGATccctaaaacaacacacaaaacgagCATCCCTTATTAACGAGAAACACATCGCCTGAAATTGCTTAAGTACAATACATACCTTACAACGAACTAGCACTACATCACGGGGCTGGGGACACACATTACGACACATGCAGAGACAAGAAATCCAAACGCGAAATTAACACACGAAAATAAGCATGACAAACGCCACTGGGACACACTCGCGCAAAGACTATGTCAAACAtctaaagaccccaagaaatttggagttccttcaaaaacTCATGGGCCGAAACAAAACAGATAATCACAATAACATATCCCCACACACAACAGACtgaaggttgactcggtggaaGGAGATGGCCTCTCCACAGGacttctggcaacagaatttcaaATCTCCCCcccgagaacgcccgattccaccACATTAAGAGAACCGacgaggttacaaactacatacaacaacatcgAACATAATTCTCGGCCAGAAACATCATCCAACGACTAAACATCTCACTAGGAACAGTCCCCgtctccacaccaatcactccaagaaaaataaacacaatcactaacgcacaccaaaaacacaacaccctgAGTCaagcaacaataaacaaaacactcATGCATCTTCCACCCCCGATTGATCGGCAGACTAATACggccatatcttcaatgcagcactggcaacgGATATTTCACCCCTGACAAGTTCATACACGCCACACTCACCTTAATACCCTAAACCAGGGAAAATCCACACACGAGGTGGGGAATTaaccgccccatctcactcttaTTAAGTCCCAGGAAACTGCTAGCGAGGGTAATAGCACAGAGAACGTCATCCCACAGGCGCCTtgaacaaccaaacacacattgGCAATACGGCTTtccgcccacacagggggaccgagagcagCCTCGCCCCTCTGGCTTTTaccgaggagatcgctctcggtccTCGGCTAACAAGCACCAGAAGAACGTCATAACTACGATACTCAGCACAAGGCCTTTGATAGGTCATGGCATGACGGTCCCTCAAATCAACTAACACACCTACACCTCCTCACCACACATCACTACGTGACACGCCTTCTCATCTGTCTCTGCAGCTTCCCTGTATGACAAACAGAAACTTGCCACAATATCGCCTGGGAGCGCCCCTATGCATAACCCGCATGCCCTCCCCCTCAGAAAGTGTatgtaccacagggaagcgtttaAATCGCCAAAACCCTCTATAATCCTGTATACATCCATCTGCCTGAACGAGACACCATACAGCAACCATATTTCCTATGCAGAACGATATCACAAACAGATTTATCACACCCAAACCCTTCTAAAATCACcacacttcatgaaacgaacaacagaaagagctatacagactCAACACCTTTGAGTCAACCCActgaaatacagacaaacataacaaTTCACAAACTCATACCCATAAGCACGCATAAAATCACAACCAATCACGATCAACAACACCACATTACATACAGCTGCACACAGGAGGAACTTTCTCTGGTACTTCATTTCACAAGCACAagctacacaacacaaacacacgttaaaCAACACAGAAGAATagcacaacaaaaccaacactaCCCAGTGCCTAAAACGCTTTTCATCGCTGCCACCACAACAAAACTCTGACTCTAACAAAACCCAACTGCCAAGTACACATCTTAGAATATACTGCATCCCACTGGTTGCCAACATCAGACTCCACAAAAAATGCCGAATGCAATCATTATCAAGTATACAAAGCCTACTCTTGGTACACTGCGCAACATTTTCTAGAACCAATTTCAGCAGAAAACGCACTACACAGAACAATAACGCATGGAACCACGAAACCACGCTACACAACGAGGCAAAACACCGGGCAGACTACGCGGACAAAAGACGAACATATACAACATCTGCGAAAACcacaaacactacacaaacacaaccacgtCGGTTTCCCAGAACACTAGCCAATCACACTAGAACACGAAAACCACACccgatatacacacactcacacacctaccCTGACCTGGGACCATGacctatgtttttttaaattttctaattttcatttattaaaggctaaaagaaaaaataaaataaaacagataaaccaGAATCACCCTCAGGAATCCCCAAAGGATGGCTAATCCCACGCCGCACAGCACTATAATATCAATGGACAGAATAGAGCGGACCATCGCTCTGCCCGCTCACGTGAGCACCCCCTGCGCGCGGCGCGGATtaagccaatcacgggggagacaGGGCTGGCCATACCTTTGCGTCTTTCAAGATATGCTCggcggcgctgttaccacggctgtCACTTTTGGCCCGCTTCGCGGCCCGCCCTAGTGGTCGTGGATCCGCGCTCACGAAC
It includes:
- the LOC119571437 gene encoding zinc finger protein 778-like translates to MVITCFWVATTKNFDFDCSISVHGRCTRGSGACVWAAPLIGKPCYKGTTGKQRTTDEYKILRIGLMLTLSSLPDWMTLALLTDEEIYGIGKLRHERNEKDLCILIQDSTDIDDVCYKKIHPINFNDKPYRCQICNKTFTDTCSISRHMKAHTKTKPYNRKICNKTFSGKGHLMDHIRVHTEEEAYIICNTKFSRKRNIGSRMGVHANEKPYSC